In the Kitasatospora terrestris genome, one interval contains:
- a CDS encoding serine/threonine-protein kinase, whose amino-acid sequence MKGRLLAGRYELVTLIGQGGMGQVWAAHDRTLDRQVAVKLLRPDRISGPEQSDELRRRFGRECRVTAQVDHPGLVTVHDAACEGEDLYLVMQHVRGADLAEHLAEHEPYPWPWAVAVAAQLCPVLAAVHAVPAVHRDLKPRNVMVRPDGTLVVLDLGLVTVLGADTTRLTLTGSHIGSPAYMAPEQALGEEVGPRTDLYSLGVILHELLGGTVPFARPTPLAVLHQHLHEAPVPLRRLRPEVPEPLEDLVLRLLAKDPRDRPADAAEVHRALEPLLPAAVPSALDGPGVPMDPTRPFRQPYAPWHGGPPPRPPRPSAPAPAAAGPTPAAPGAAAPTTTGNADLAAAVEEAKRLLDTGRITDAVDVLGDALTAAARTHGPHATVVHMLRRQYAATLMEAGRFHAALPELRLLAERSAADAGPTDPQTLRLRIEAAQCLDRLGDHTAALAELRSLVPQLHPLDSTDPALALETRHRTAQLLLATGDHAGARTVLTGRPTG is encoded by the coding sequence GTGAAGGGTCGGCTCCTCGCCGGGCGCTACGAGCTGGTGACGCTCATCGGGCAGGGCGGCATGGGACAGGTCTGGGCGGCCCACGACCGCACCCTCGACCGGCAAGTGGCCGTCAAGCTGCTCCGGCCCGACCGGATCTCCGGCCCGGAGCAGTCCGACGAACTGCGGCGGCGCTTCGGCCGGGAGTGCCGGGTCACCGCCCAGGTCGACCACCCCGGGCTGGTCACCGTGCACGACGCCGCCTGCGAGGGCGAGGACCTCTACCTGGTGATGCAGCACGTCCGCGGCGCGGACCTGGCCGAGCACCTGGCCGAGCACGAGCCGTACCCCTGGCCGTGGGCGGTCGCCGTGGCGGCGCAGCTCTGCCCGGTGCTGGCCGCCGTCCACGCGGTGCCCGCCGTCCACCGCGACCTCAAGCCGCGCAACGTCATGGTCCGCCCGGACGGCACCCTGGTCGTGCTCGACCTCGGCCTCGTCACCGTCCTGGGCGCCGACACCACCCGGCTCACCCTCACCGGCTCGCACATCGGCAGCCCGGCGTACATGGCCCCCGAACAGGCCCTCGGTGAGGAGGTCGGCCCGCGCACCGACCTGTACTCGCTCGGCGTCATCCTGCACGAACTGCTCGGCGGCACCGTCCCGTTCGCCCGCCCGACGCCCCTCGCCGTGCTGCACCAGCACCTCCACGAGGCGCCCGTGCCGCTGCGCCGGCTCCGGCCCGAGGTGCCGGAGCCGCTGGAGGACCTGGTCCTGCGCCTGCTCGCCAAGGACCCGCGGGACCGGCCGGCGGACGCGGCCGAGGTCCACCGCGCGCTGGAACCCCTGCTGCCCGCGGCGGTCCCGTCCGCCCTCGACGGCCCCGGCGTGCCGATGGACCCGACCCGGCCGTTCCGGCAGCCGTACGCGCCCTGGCACGGCGGGCCTCCCCCGCGCCCGCCCCGGCCGTCCGCGCCCGCCCCGGCCGCTGCCGGTCCGACCCCTGCCGCTCCCGGCGCCGCCGCGCCGACCACCACCGGGAACGCCGACCTCGCCGCCGCCGTCGAGGAGGCCAAGCGACTGCTGGACACCGGCCGGATCACCGACGCCGTGGACGTGCTCGGCGACGCCCTGACCGCCGCCGCACGGACCCACGGCCCGCACGCGACCGTCGTCCACATGCTGCGCAGGCAGTACGCCGCGACGCTGATGGAGGCCGGCCGCTTCCACGCCGCGCTCCCGGAGCTGCGGCTGCTGGCCGAGCGCTCCGCCGCCGACGCCGGCCCGACCGATCCGCAGACCCTGCGCCTGCGCATCGAGGCCGCGCAGTGCCTGGACCGGCTCGGCGACCACACCGCCGCACTCGCCGAACTCCGTTCCCTGGTGCCCCAGTTGCATCCGCTCGACAGCACCGACCCGGCCCTCGCCCTGGAGACCCGTCACCGGACGGCCCAGCTGCTGCTGGCCACCGGCGACCACGCCGGGGCCCGTACGGTCCTGACGGGTCGTCCGACCGGCTGA
- a CDS encoding N-6 DNA methylase codes for MPENRTEVTAAGIARFAGVGRAAVSNWRRRHSDFPKPVGGTDTSPVFDLAEVEQWLREQGKVDQVPLRELVWQQVEQDPGGAAAALRLVGAVLLLHARPAEWRRLLAADDARLGRELPDALAEALRARLGEGHPVPVPEGPGLTGRLPLVRGGAQLADELGAGPAYEFLMGRHLEAGPRQYTLTPAPLSELMAELAGPAGPVLDPACGYGGLLLAAGTATTVAGQEADPDLAALTALRLALHTDAPVRIRVGDSLRADEHTGLRADAVLCHPPFNERAWGHEELAYDPRWEYGLPPRTESELAWVQHALARVREHGAAVLLMPPAAASRRSGRRIRADLLRRGALRAVVALPAGAAPPFGIPLHLWVLRRPAADTPAPQQLLVVDVADRSEGQDRVPWQELRGTVLDAWHAFDRDGSAPDRPGVSRTVPLVDLLDDDVDVTPARHLPTRAADAGEGVEEVRDRLTAALRHALDLAPTAGTPGPPAHWAMTSIGELARTGALSVLTGGPGSGPGGGPPVLTEHDVVTGGAPSGALPDGASEEPVLVRAGDVVIPALGRGATARVIDDATAGAALGRNVYLLRTDPAVLDPWFLAGFLRSTANSRQASSFTSSATRLDVRRLQVPRLPPADQRRYGERFRSVAAFEEASRSAARLGELLVQGLYDGLTDGSVGPS; via the coding sequence GTGCCGGAGAACAGGACCGAAGTCACCGCGGCCGGGATCGCGCGCTTCGCCGGGGTCGGCCGGGCCGCCGTCAGCAACTGGCGGCGCCGGCACAGCGACTTCCCCAAGCCCGTCGGCGGCACCGACACCAGCCCGGTGTTCGACCTGGCCGAGGTGGAGCAGTGGCTGCGCGAGCAGGGCAAGGTCGACCAGGTGCCCCTGCGGGAACTGGTCTGGCAGCAGGTCGAACAGGACCCGGGCGGGGCCGCCGCCGCCCTGCGCCTGGTCGGCGCCGTCCTGCTGCTCCACGCCCGTCCCGCCGAGTGGCGGCGGCTGCTCGCCGCGGACGACGCCCGGCTCGGCCGCGAGCTGCCCGACGCGCTCGCCGAGGCCCTCCGGGCCCGCCTGGGCGAAGGCCACCCGGTCCCGGTGCCCGAGGGGCCCGGGCTCACCGGGCGCCTGCCGCTGGTGCGCGGCGGCGCGCAGCTCGCGGACGAACTCGGCGCCGGCCCGGCGTACGAGTTCCTGATGGGCCGCCACCTGGAGGCCGGGCCCCGGCAGTACACGCTCACCCCCGCGCCGCTGTCCGAGCTGATGGCCGAACTCGCCGGCCCGGCCGGCCCGGTGCTGGACCCCGCCTGCGGATACGGCGGGCTGCTGCTGGCCGCCGGCACCGCCACCACCGTGGCCGGCCAGGAGGCCGACCCGGACCTCGCCGCGCTCACCGCGCTGCGCCTCGCCCTGCACACGGACGCCCCCGTACGGATCCGGGTCGGCGACAGCCTCCGCGCCGACGAGCACACCGGGCTGCGCGCGGACGCCGTGCTGTGCCACCCGCCGTTCAACGAGCGCGCCTGGGGCCACGAGGAACTCGCCTACGACCCCCGCTGGGAGTACGGCCTGCCGCCGCGGACCGAGTCCGAGCTGGCCTGGGTGCAGCACGCCCTCGCCCGCGTCCGCGAGCACGGCGCCGCCGTCCTGCTGATGCCGCCCGCCGCCGCGTCCCGCCGCTCGGGCCGCCGCATCCGGGCCGACCTGCTGCGGCGGGGCGCGCTGCGGGCCGTGGTCGCGCTGCCCGCGGGCGCGGCACCGCCGTTCGGGATCCCGCTGCACCTGTGGGTGCTGCGCAGGCCCGCGGCCGACACGCCCGCACCGCAGCAGCTCCTGGTGGTGGACGTCGCCGACCGCTCCGAGGGCCAGGACAGGGTGCCGTGGCAGGAGCTCCGCGGCACGGTCCTGGACGCGTGGCACGCCTTCGACCGGGACGGCTCCGCACCCGACCGCCCCGGCGTCAGCCGGACCGTCCCCCTGGTCGACCTGCTGGACGACGACGTGGACGTGACCCCGGCCCGGCACCTGCCGACCCGGGCGGCGGACGCCGGCGAGGGCGTGGAGGAGGTCCGCGACCGGCTGACCGCCGCCCTGCGGCACGCCCTGGACCTGGCACCGACCGCCGGAACGCCCGGCCCGCCCGCGCACTGGGCGATGACGAGCATCGGCGAACTCGCCCGGACCGGGGCCCTGTCGGTGCTGACCGGCGGCCCCGGGTCCGGCCCGGGCGGCGGCCCGCCGGTCCTGACCGAGCACGACGTCGTGACCGGCGGCGCGCCGTCCGGCGCGCTGCCGGACGGGGCGTCGGAGGAGCCGGTCCTCGTCCGGGCCGGCGACGTGGTGATCCCGGCGCTCGGGCGGGGTGCCACCGCCCGGGTGATCGACGACGCCACCGCGGGTGCCGCACTCGGCCGCAACGTGTACCTGCTGCGGACCGACCCCGCCGTCCTGGACCCGTGGTTCCTCGCCGGGTTCCTGCGCAGCACCGCCAACAGCCGGCAGGCCAGCAGCTTCACCTCGTCCGCGACCCGGCTGGACGTGCGCAGGCTCCAGGTGCCGCGGCTGCCGCCCGCCGACCAGCGGCGCTACGGCGAGCGGTTCCGCTCCGTCGCCGCCTTCGAGGAGGCGTCACGGTCGGCCGCCCGACTGGGCGAACTGCTGGTCCAGGGCCTGTACGACGGACTGACCGACGGGAGCGTGGGCCCCTCCTGA
- a CDS encoding FAD-dependent oxidoreductase codes for MPQRQAVVVGAGIGGLTAAVALLRRGWRVTVCERAPELPATGAGIGLAPNALRALAAIGSDAAHAAGSAVPAAMGVRRADGRWLTRATTAELAARYGTPPIAVPRPALTAALAAELPPQAVRFGTAVTAVDDPEGRPTVRTDGGPDLPADLVVAADGIHSPLRRAHFPGHPGLHYLGERAWRALVDAPDLRIPAMSETWGRGGRFGITPLSDGRYYLYATTPAPAGTRSADPGAELRRRFGAWHDPIPDLLDRVERLDPGAVLQNDLYDLAAPLPRLHHGRIAWLGDAAHAMAPNLGQGGCQAVEDAVVLAHLLPAGDTAEGPDTTPAALAAYTAARRDRTDAVRVRARRVGRLGALRSPLAGAARDLAVRATPTRLALRGMDDLFNGFRLPG; via the coding sequence ATGCCGCAGCGTCAGGCGGTGGTGGTCGGCGCCGGGATCGGGGGCCTGACGGCCGCCGTCGCCCTGCTCCGGCGCGGCTGGCGGGTCACCGTCTGCGAACGCGCCCCCGAACTCCCGGCCACCGGCGCCGGGATCGGCCTCGCGCCCAACGCCCTGCGCGCCCTCGCCGCGATCGGCAGCGACGCCGCGCACGCCGCCGGCAGCGCCGTGCCCGCCGCGATGGGGGTGCGCCGCGCGGACGGCCGATGGCTCACCCGGGCCACCACCGCCGAGCTGGCGGCCCGCTACGGCACACCCCCGATCGCCGTCCCGCGCCCGGCGCTCACCGCGGCGCTGGCCGCCGAACTGCCGCCGCAGGCCGTCCGGTTCGGCACCGCCGTGACCGCCGTCGACGACCCGGAGGGCCGCCCGACCGTCCGCACGGACGGCGGCCCGGACCTCCCCGCCGACCTGGTGGTCGCCGCCGACGGCATCCACAGCCCGCTGCGCCGGGCCCACTTCCCGGGCCACCCCGGCCTGCACTACCTCGGCGAGCGGGCCTGGCGGGCCCTGGTCGACGCCCCGGACCTGCGGATCCCGGCGATGAGCGAGACCTGGGGGCGGGGCGGGCGCTTCGGCATCACCCCGCTCTCCGACGGCCGGTACTACCTCTACGCCACCACGCCCGCCCCGGCCGGCACCCGGTCGGCCGACCCCGGCGCCGAACTCCGCCGCCGCTTCGGCGCCTGGCACGACCCGATCCCCGACCTGCTGGACCGGGTCGAGCGCCTCGACCCCGGCGCCGTCCTGCAGAACGACCTCTACGACCTGGCCGCCCCGCTCCCGCGCCTGCACCACGGCCGGATCGCCTGGCTCGGCGACGCCGCCCACGCCATGGCCCCCAACCTCGGCCAGGGCGGCTGCCAGGCCGTCGAGGACGCGGTGGTCCTCGCCCACCTGCTGCCCGCCGGGGACACCGCCGAGGGCCCGGACACCACCCCGGCCGCCCTCGCCGCGTACACCGCGGCCCGCCGCGACCGCACCGACGCCGTGCGCGTCCGGGCGCGCCGGGTCGGCCGCCTGGGCGCCCTGCGCAGCCCGCTCGCGGGGGCGGCCCGCGACCTGGCGGTCCGCGCCACGCCCACCCGCCTGGCGCTGCGCGGCATGGACGACCTGTTCAACGGGTTCCGCCTGCCCGGGTAG
- a CDS encoding TetR/AcrR family transcriptional regulator, with protein sequence MSNQPGAARRVGTKGMPRRERERLILDAAAEEFGRKGYARGSTAEVAARAGITKPMIYEYFASKDGLYLTCLERAGTRLVDAVRSAQRGPSDLTRAARTLEAIFRTLESRVYEWTLVYDTTVPAHGPLHEAAAVHRRELNRLGAIGVGEVLGLPPAGDPLDADLATHLWYGNVSAAVAWWQHRPEQSAADMVARFERILAVLYPGTTDARADAPHPPRGAATRAGGTR encoded by the coding sequence ATGAGCAACCAGCCGGGGGCCGCCCGCAGGGTCGGGACCAAGGGAATGCCCCGCCGGGAGCGGGAGCGGCTGATCCTGGACGCGGCGGCGGAGGAGTTCGGCCGCAAGGGGTACGCGCGCGGCTCGACCGCGGAGGTGGCCGCGCGGGCCGGGATCACCAAGCCGATGATCTACGAGTACTTCGCGTCGAAGGACGGCCTGTACCTGACCTGCCTGGAGCGCGCCGGCACCCGGCTGGTCGACGCGGTGCGGTCCGCGCAGCGGGGGCCCTCGGACCTCACCCGCGCCGCCCGCACCCTGGAGGCGATCTTCCGGACGCTCGAGTCGCGGGTGTACGAGTGGACCCTGGTCTACGACACCACCGTGCCCGCGCACGGCCCGCTGCACGAGGCGGCCGCCGTCCACCGGCGGGAGCTCAACCGCCTGGGCGCGATCGGCGTGGGCGAAGTCCTCGGCCTCCCCCCGGCCGGCGATCCGCTGGACGCCGACCTGGCCACGCACCTGTGGTACGGCAACGTGAGCGCCGCGGTGGCGTGGTGGCAGCACCGTCCCGAGCAGAGCGCGGCCGACATGGTCGCCCGCTTCGAGCGGATCCTCGCAGTCCTGTACCCGGGCACGACGGACGCGCGGGCCGACGCGCCGCACCCGCCGCGGGGGGCCGCTACCCGGGCAGGCGGAACCCGTTGA
- a CDS encoding FAD-binding oxidoreductase — MSGSATRSWWGWGNVEDAVVGAERAELTRRAAAMLPGADLTVHRAPPVQALGVGPARIGAPRALAGIASQDVRDRLAHSHGQAFRDVARALLGRLPHVPDLVLRPTSEEQVVQVLDWCAGAGVAVVPFGGGTSVVGGVEPRVGDGYAGAVSLDLTAMDRVLEVDRTSRAALVQAGVLGPHLERQLRPHGYTLRFFPQSFEFSSLGGWLATRAGGHFATGPTHIDDLAESLRVVTPAGAVESRRLPASGAGPSPDRMFLGSEGALGVITSAWVRLQDRPRWRAGASVGFTDHDAGVRAVRALAQSGLDPANCRLLDPMEALINAGSPNSVLVLGFESADRPVTAELERALELCADHGGVPTGPPRSTDGADRAARDAAADTWRASFLRMPYQRDALAAQGMIVETFETACTWDRLDALRAAVTAAAEDAMRQVGAVGVVTCRFTHVYPDGPAPYFGVYAAGRWGSTVEQWDEIKAAVSEALLAHGGTITHHHAVGRDHRPWYDRQRPDLFAAALRAGKAVLDPSGILNPGVLLDPAPVSTAAR; from the coding sequence GTGAGCGGCAGCGCGACGCGGTCGTGGTGGGGATGGGGCAACGTCGAGGACGCGGTGGTCGGCGCGGAGCGCGCGGAGCTGACCCGGCGCGCCGCCGCGATGCTGCCCGGCGCCGACCTGACGGTCCATCGCGCGCCGCCGGTCCAGGCCCTCGGAGTGGGCCCGGCCCGCATCGGGGCGCCGAGGGCGCTGGCGGGGATCGCCTCGCAGGACGTGCGCGACCGGCTCGCGCACAGCCACGGTCAGGCGTTCCGCGACGTGGCCCGCGCCCTGCTGGGCCGGCTGCCGCACGTGCCGGACCTGGTGCTGCGCCCGACCTCGGAGGAGCAGGTCGTGCAGGTGCTGGACTGGTGCGCCGGGGCGGGCGTCGCGGTCGTCCCGTTCGGCGGCGGCACCTCGGTGGTCGGCGGCGTCGAGCCCCGGGTGGGCGACGGGTACGCGGGCGCGGTCAGCCTCGACCTCACCGCGATGGACCGCGTCCTGGAGGTCGACCGCACCAGCCGGGCCGCGCTGGTCCAGGCCGGGGTGCTCGGCCCGCACCTGGAGCGGCAGTTGCGCCCGCACGGGTACACGCTGCGGTTCTTCCCGCAGTCCTTCGAGTTCTCCAGTCTCGGCGGCTGGCTGGCGACCCGGGCCGGCGGCCACTTCGCCACCGGGCCGACCCACATCGACGACCTCGCCGAGTCGCTGCGGGTGGTCACGCCCGCCGGCGCGGTGGAGAGCCGCCGGCTGCCCGCCTCGGGCGCCGGGCCGTCGCCGGACCGGATGTTCCTCGGGTCGGAGGGGGCGCTCGGCGTCATCACCTCGGCCTGGGTCAGGCTCCAGGACCGCCCGCGGTGGCGGGCCGGCGCCTCGGTGGGCTTCACCGACCACGACGCAGGCGTCCGGGCGGTGCGGGCGCTCGCCCAGTCCGGGCTCGATCCGGCCAACTGTCGCCTGCTGGACCCGATGGAGGCCCTGATCAACGCGGGCTCGCCGAACTCCGTCCTGGTGCTCGGCTTCGAGTCCGCCGACCGTCCCGTCACCGCGGAGCTGGAGCGTGCCCTGGAACTGTGCGCGGACCACGGCGGCGTCCCCACCGGGCCGCCGCGCTCCACCGACGGCGCCGACCGGGCCGCCCGCGACGCCGCCGCCGACACCTGGCGCGCGTCCTTCCTGCGGATGCCCTACCAGCGGGACGCCCTCGCGGCGCAGGGCATGATCGTGGAGACCTTCGAGACGGCCTGCACCTGGGACCGCCTCGACGCCCTGCGGGCGGCGGTCACCGCCGCGGCCGAGGACGCGATGCGCCAGGTCGGCGCCGTCGGTGTGGTGACCTGCCGCTTCACCCACGTCTACCCCGACGGGCCCGCCCCATACTTCGGCGTCTACGCGGCCGGCCGGTGGGGCAGCACCGTCGAGCAGTGGGACGAGATCAAGGCGGCGGTCTCCGAGGCCCTGCTCGCCCACGGCGGCACCATCACCCACCACCACGCGGTCGGCCGGGACCACCGGCCCTGGTACGACCGCCAGCGCCCCGACCTGTTCGCCGCCGCGCTGCGGGCCGGCAAGGCGGTCCTCGACCCGTCGGGGATCCTCAACCCCGGCGTGCTCCTCGACCCGGCCCCGGTGAGCACGGCCGCCCGTTGA
- a CDS encoding MMPL family transporter, whose translation MSEGPRDDRRATAAESGPHRPGPLGRIAGWCFRNRGRTVLLWLLAAVVAFGLSAGLGGKYSADYTAPGSDSKQAQQLLARDFPGLGGEAVSLVLQSDAGLTDGATREKVRGLIARMSEVPHVGGVDDPFGPRGKVSPDGRTALGQIHLDVANAPDMPKADTQRLLDLARAADGGLRVHLGGMAVQQAEQGAIGSEGIGIAAAAVILVVTFGSVVAAGLPMLTALGGLAVSSALLPVLAAIMPVPDWSTSLAAMLGIGVGIDYALLLVTRFREWRAEGLEPEAAAVAALDTAGRAVVVAGMTVVVSMLGLFAMGLSFMRGAAVAAILSVFVVIAASATLFPALLGYLGRHIERLRLPLPRRRASSAGPAVGSGWLRWSRLVERHRVLGAVTGVVVLLALAAPFLGVRFGFPDAGNDPADRSNRMAYDAVAAGFGPGSNGPLVLVAELAPGAPADAATSLTAALRAAPGVTAVSPPVPGTDGRSLLLTVVPDSGPQSGATKDLVRDLRDRVIPAAAAPGVQVHVGGATASAIDSTDNISRRIPLLVGGVVTVSMLLLLVAFRSVAVALKAAVMNLLSVGAAYGVVALVLEGGTAGQLIGIDNPTPLPAFVPVLTFAVLFGLSMDYEVFLVSRMREAWLRSNDNAESIVSGLAGTARVITAAAAIMVAVFAAFVPAPDLPIKVIGVGMGSAILIDATLVRLLLVPAVMHLLGRGNWWLPGWLDRRLPQLHVEGHSESYQPQAAPAELRSPAVVG comes from the coding sequence ATGTCCGAGGGACCGCGGGACGACCGGCGGGCGACCGCCGCGGAGTCCGGGCCTCACCGACCGGGACCGCTCGGCCGAATAGCGGGTTGGTGCTTCCGCAACCGGGGCCGCACCGTGCTGCTGTGGCTGCTGGCCGCCGTCGTGGCGTTCGGGCTGTCGGCCGGCCTGGGCGGCAAGTACAGCGCCGACTACACCGCGCCGGGTTCGGACTCCAAGCAGGCCCAGCAGCTGCTGGCCCGGGACTTCCCGGGGCTCGGCGGCGAGGCGGTCAGTCTGGTGCTGCAGTCCGACGCGGGGCTGACCGACGGCGCCACCCGCGAGAAGGTGCGGGGCCTGATCGCCCGGATGTCCGAAGTGCCGCACGTCGGCGGCGTCGACGACCCGTTCGGCCCGCGCGGCAAGGTGTCGCCCGACGGGCGCACCGCACTCGGGCAGATCCACCTGGACGTGGCCAACGCCCCCGACATGCCGAAGGCGGACACCCAGCGGCTGCTCGACCTCGCGCGCGCCGCGGACGGCGGACTGCGCGTCCACCTCGGCGGCATGGCGGTCCAGCAGGCCGAGCAGGGCGCGATCGGCTCGGAGGGCATCGGCATCGCGGCGGCCGCGGTGATCCTGGTGGTCACCTTCGGCTCGGTGGTGGCCGCCGGCCTGCCGATGCTCACGGCGCTGGGCGGGCTCGCGGTGAGCAGCGCCCTGCTGCCGGTCCTCGCGGCGATCATGCCGGTGCCGGACTGGTCGACCTCGCTCGCGGCGATGCTGGGCATCGGCGTCGGCATCGACTACGCGCTGCTGCTGGTCACCCGGTTCCGCGAGTGGCGGGCCGAGGGGCTGGAGCCGGAGGCCGCCGCGGTCGCCGCGCTGGACACCGCGGGCCGCGCGGTGGTGGTCGCCGGCATGACCGTGGTGGTCAGCATGCTCGGTCTGTTCGCGATGGGCCTGTCGTTCATGCGCGGCGCCGCGGTCGCGGCGATCCTGTCGGTGTTCGTGGTGATCGCCGCGTCCGCCACCCTCTTCCCGGCCCTGCTCGGCTACCTCGGGCGGCACATCGAGCGCCTGCGGCTGCCGCTGCCCCGGCGCCGCGCCTCCTCGGCCGGGCCCGCGGTGGGCAGCGGCTGGCTGCGCTGGAGCCGGCTGGTGGAGCGCCACCGCGTCCTCGGCGCGGTGACCGGGGTCGTCGTGCTGCTGGCGCTGGCGGCGCCGTTCCTCGGGGTGCGCTTCGGCTTCCCCGACGCGGGCAACGACCCCGCCGACCGCTCCAACCGGATGGCGTACGACGCGGTCGCGGCCGGGTTCGGTCCGGGCAGCAACGGTCCGCTGGTCCTGGTCGCCGAGCTGGCACCGGGCGCGCCCGCCGACGCGGCGACCTCGCTGACCGCCGCGCTGCGGGCGGCGCCGGGCGTCACGGCGGTCAGCCCGCCGGTGCCCGGGACGGACGGCCGGTCGCTGCTGCTGACGGTCGTTCCGGACAGCGGTCCGCAGTCCGGGGCCACCAAGGACCTGGTCCGCGACCTGCGCGACCGCGTCATCCCCGCCGCGGCCGCCCCCGGGGTGCAGGTCCACGTCGGCGGGGCGACCGCCAGCGCGATCGACAGCACCGACAACATCTCCCGCCGCATCCCGCTGCTGGTCGGCGGCGTGGTGACGGTGTCGATGCTCCTGCTGCTGGTGGCCTTCCGCAGTGTCGCCGTCGCCCTCAAGGCGGCGGTGATGAACCTGCTCTCGGTCGGCGCCGCGTACGGCGTGGTCGCCCTCGTCCTGGAGGGCGGCACGGCCGGGCAGTTGATCGGCATCGACAACCCGACGCCGCTGCCCGCGTTCGTCCCGGTGCTGACCTTCGCCGTGCTGTTCGGCCTGTCGATGGACTACGAGGTCTTCCTGGTCAGCCGGATGCGCGAGGCGTGGCTTCGCTCGAACGACAACGCGGAGTCCATCGTCAGCGGCCTGGCGGGCACCGCGCGGGTGATCACCGCGGCGGCGGCCATCATGGTCGCGGTGTTCGCGGCCTTCGTCCCCGCCCCCGACCTGCCGATCAAGGTGATCGGGGTGGGCATGGGCTCGGCGATCCTGATCGACGCGACGCTGGTCCGGCTGCTGCTGGTGCCGGCCGTGATGCACCTGCTCGGGCGCGGCAACTGGTGGCTGCCCGGCTGGCTGGACCGCCGCCTGCCCCAGCTGCACGTCGAGGGCCACAGCGAGTCCTACCAGCCGCAGGCCGCCCCGGCGGAGCTCCGCTCGCCGGCGGTGGTCGGCTGA
- a CDS encoding TetR/AcrR family transcriptional regulator: protein MTDGSTDEGGLSRRERLRADTVEEIKHAALGLIAEHGSANLRFTDIARTMGMTAPALYRYFADRDELLTALVADSFDDLSDALTETRATVAPDDLDGRFRATCTGYRTWAQRNPERFALIFGSPVPGYAAPPDGPTVAAAKRAMEHMVELVADTSRRGRPAGPLVPDPGEATMLAWATVHGFVTLEAYGHFHALDEAARDRLFAVQAAVAARTAGLAPPA, encoded by the coding sequence ATGACGGACGGGTCGACCGACGAAGGGGGCCTCAGCCGGCGTGAGCGGCTGCGCGCCGACACCGTCGAGGAGATCAAGCACGCGGCCCTCGGCCTGATCGCCGAACACGGCAGCGCCAACCTCCGCTTCACCGACATCGCCCGGACCATGGGGATGACGGCGCCCGCGCTCTACCGCTACTTCGCCGACCGGGACGAACTGCTGACCGCGCTGGTCGCCGACTCCTTCGACGACCTCTCCGACGCACTGACCGAGACCCGGGCCACCGTCGCGCCCGACGACCTGGACGGCCGCTTCCGCGCCACCTGCACCGGCTACCGCACCTGGGCGCAGCGCAACCCCGAGCGCTTCGCCCTCATCTTCGGCTCCCCGGTGCCCGGCTACGCCGCCCCGCCGGACGGCCCGACCGTGGCCGCCGCCAAGCGGGCCATGGAGCACATGGTCGAACTCGTCGCCGACACCTCCCGGCGCGGCCGGCCCGCCGGCCCGCTGGTCCCCGACCCGGGCGAGGCGACCATGCTGGCCTGGGCCACCGTCCACGGCTTCGTCACCCTGGAGGCGTACGGCCACTTCCACGCCCTCGACGAGGCGGCCCGCGACCGCCTCTTCGCCGTCCAGGCCGCCGTCGCCGCCCGCACCGCCGGCCTGGCACCGCCGGCGTAG